TATTCTTCGTTTTATCTTCTTTATTCTCTTAGAGGACGTCAGTTTTGATTCACCAGGGCGCCTTACAATTTCAACATCACCACTATTCAAAGTAACACCAATTTATTAGTAATAATACTATCAAATTCTTATTTTTCAAGTCAATTCTATGAAATAACTTATCATTTAAATACCTTCTGTATAAAAATATTATACTGTATTAAATAATAATAATATTTAATAATATTACAATGTGGACAATCAAAAAATTAATAAAATTAATAACGAAACAAATTAATCATATAAAAAAAATAATTTATAAATATAATTATATTTCATTTGTACATTAAAATATAAAATCTATTGCTTGCAAAACTCAAATAATAATATTTTATCCTCGTTTTCAATTGACGATCAGAGGTCAGGGTCAGATCAGATGCCGAATGAAAGCTATCCCCACAGATCACTTATTCGCAGTATTTCTACGAAATAAGTTCCTGGTGCTCACTTAAAAGATCGATCGTTCGATAGAAGATCGGTCAGTGAATTTGCACTTTAACTGTAAATATAAGCGGACCCCCGATCTAACAAATTGACAGGGCCGGGGTGAACATAAGATCGATCGGTAGGGGAACCTTAGTGCAGGCACATCCCTTTCATCCATCAAATAAGGTTTTGAAAAATTAAGTAGATGGATGGGTCGGGCTTCGGACCAATCGGTAGAGATGGCTGGATCGATCCCCTGATCACCCCATTCAAGATCTTGGAAAAATGGTTATAATTTTCCTCCTTCTTCGGTGGCCACTACCCTTTCCTCCTGGCTCATTTCGGCCAGCTCTTTTACCTTCTTCAGTTCCAACTTCAATCCCTTGGCTACGCGTTTGCCGTAATCGGCGTCCGCCTTGTAGAATATGGCTGTCTGCCTGTATTGTATGCGCTTCTTCGCACCGCCAAGATGACCGACGATGTTGCTCACCAGACGTTTTCTCTCGTCCTCGGTCATGACCTTGGAGTACAGATCCCCAGGTTGGACGAAATCGGAGTTGGGGTGATCGTAAGGTCGCCGCGCCGCCTCTCCCTCGAGTTCGAAGGGCGGTTCCGCAAAGGCCATGTTGGGCTGTGGTCCCTTGAAACTATTGGGATAATAGTTCGGACCGCCGCCTCCATTATCGTCCGTGCGCATCGGTCCATCCCTCTGATAATTTTCCACCACCGCGGCTTTTGCAGAGTTCACCGGAATTAGATGGTAGTTCGCCCCAAGCCGGTGACGGTGTGTGTCATGATACGAGAACAGCCTTCCCTGCAGCAGCTTGTCTGGGGAGGCGTCTATCCCCGGTACGAAATTAGCAGGGGAGAAGGCCGACTGCTCCACCTCTGCGAAATAGTTCACAGGGTTCTTGTTCAAAACCATCCGGCCGATGGTAATTGGCGGGACATCGCCGTGAGGCCACACCTTCGTAATGTCAAATGGGTCGAATCGGTATTTCTCCGCTTGTTCCGGGGTCATGACCTGCAGTTCAACCTTCCAAGAGGGGAACTCCCCTCGTTCGATGGCATCGTGCAGGTCTCTGGTAGCGTGGTCCGGGTCCTTTCCCTTGACCATTTCTGCCTCTTCGGCCGTCAGGTTCTTGATGCCCTGCTCGGTCTTGAAATGTAACTTGATCCAGAAATATTTCCCTCTCTCGTTGTACCATTTGTATGTATGGCTGGTGTAACCGTTCATATTGCGGAAGGTGGCCGGTATGCCGCGGTCCGAGAACAAGATGGTCACTTGATGTACGGACTCCGGCGTTAGGGACAGAAAGTCCCAGAACATGTCCGGGTCCTTCAGGTTGTTCGCAGGATTCCTCTTCTGGGTGTGGATGAAGTCCGGGAATTTGAGCGGGTCGCGGATGAAGAAGACAGGGGTGTTGTTCCCCACCATGTCATAATTGCCATCCTCGGTGTAGAACTTAACCGCGAACCCTCTTGGATCTCTCTCAGCGTCGGCGGAACCTTTTTCCCCACCGACGGTCGAGAATCGCACGAACACTTCGGTCCTTTTTCCTACCTTGCTTAGGAAATTGGCCTTGGTGTACTTCGTCACGTCGGCCGTCACTTCAAAAAATCCGTGAGCGCCGGCGCCCTTGGCGTGTACGACCCTCTCTGGTATGCGTTCCCGGTCAAAATGCGCTAGCTTCTCGATCAGATGTATGTCCTGAACCAGGGCAGGCCCGTTCTTACCTGCCGTCAGGGTGTTCTGGTCGTCCCCTACGGTTTTTCCGAAATTATCGGTCAACGGCCGTTCCTTGGCGTTCACCTTGTTCATAGAAATAAAGGAAACTTAAAACTTGATAAAACTTCCTTGTCAATCCACCCTCGTCTCGAGTTAAATGGATGGTCATATTAGAGCCTCTTTTTTTCTGGTCTTTTAGTTATTAGTAGGTATTTATTATAAATACTAGTAATCACTTTTCTTTTCTGTTGCAGGGGTCAGCTGATCTTTGCAGCAACAATAGGTAGATTAGTAATGTACGGAAGACAGAGGTCGGGCGGATACAACCGCCCCAGAAACGATGGGCCACGCGAGATGCATGATGTAGTTTGCTCCGATTGCGGAGCGAAGACTCAAGTCCCTTTTAAACCAACCGAGGGCAGACCTGTATACTGCAGGGACTGCTTCCAGAAGCACAAGCCGAAGGACAGGTTCTAAACCTAAAAAGAAATTTGCAAACCTCTTCCTTTTTACTTAATTATCGATTCTCAATGACTGTTCGATCTTATTGACCGTTCGATGTTGGGTTTTACAGCATCCCGCAGACAAAGCCATTTGGTTCGTGATCGCATCCTGTGGCCTTGATCGATCCCAAAACTACCAAGATCGCTTTAGCTTATGTTGAAGCCGGCACATCGATCATTCATTGCCGTTCTCGATCAGTTCCAAGCACTTTTGATATGCGTCATCGCTGACCTTGGTGGAGACCAGGTCCGTCTCCAAATCCAGCTCTTGGAATTCGAACTCCTTGCTGAACTTCCGCACATTATCGTGAAAGTTCTCCCTGTCACCAAGGCCGGTATCAATTCGCAGCACTTTGCAGTATCCAGCCATCTCAAAGAGCATCTTCAGCATGTCCAGATTACCCATCTCAGTGCCCCTGGTAAAATCCATCTTATCGATCAGATCGGGCCAGTTCTCGGCCCAGGCTGGTGTCATGTAGAAGACGCCCGCATAGCGCTTCAGCAAACGTAGGTAGCCTTCCGTACCGCCCAGTGGGACGGCGATGCAATCATCTACGGTCTTCCCTTCATTGTCTGTCAGGATGACCACGGGTGTGTCGACCCCTTCAAAGAGCAGGTTCATGTCCTTGAAGGCGTTGCCGCAGAGGCCGTAGAACAGAAGGACGACCGAACATTTTCCGTCCAATCTCTTTACTGCCCGTGCCACTTCCGCCCCCAGTTCCTTCGGCTCCTCATGAAGTCCCATGGACTTCATCCATACGAGGACCGATCGCCCCTTGCTTGCCGGCAGGTCATCGACATCCGTCTCCTTGATCCGCTGGACCCCAGATCTGACCGGGCAAAGTTTCCGCAACAGATTACGGGAATGGTCGTCCTCCACCACGAAGATATCCTCAAGTCCCGCGTCCTTCGAAAGGAGATAGACGATCTCATCCTCCAGTACCGGGCATCCTACTATGGCGAGCCTTCCCTCATTAGACATGTTCAGACCCCCTTTGAAGGCAAGCTCTCGATAACCTTGACCACGCCACAGCTCTCGCTTTTCAACGAATTTTCCAGAGCATTTACCCGCGTGCGAATGTCGTAAAGATACTGGTTCTGCAGCCTGAGCTCTTCCAGAATCTGTGTTAATAGAACTGCAGCATCATCGATCATCACCCCGTGAAGGGCACCTGGTCTCATAATAACTTTGCCGTTCCTCTGCCGAATGATTCTTATGCCCTTGACCGACATAGCATTAGCGGTGGTCAAGTGGACATCATATTCATGGGGACAAACGGCTGGTATGATACGGACACGGGGAACACCCTGAGCATATTGATACGTAGCAAAGATTTCAACGTGGTCCTTGACGCCGGGGGCGGGCTGCATAAGCTGGACCGTTACGCGGACCTTTCCAAACCCACGGTCATCATGCTCTCGCATCATCATCTGGACCACCTGATCGGACTGCACCAACTGGTCCGATTCCGTTTCAAGAACAAGGTTACCATGGTGGGCCTCATCGGCACCTACGATGCGCTTCACGAACTTTTACGAGAGCCATACACCGTCCCGATGGGGCTGCTGCCTTACAACATCGAGACGTTGGAAGTAAAGGAAGGGATGCATGACCGTCCATTCACCTTTCATTCCCGCCTTCTTTTCCACTCAACACCCTGCCTAGGCTACCGTTTGGAACTGGACGGGAGGTCCATCGCCTTCTGTACCGATACGGGTCCCTGTAAGAACACCATCGAGCTCGCCAGGAACGTCGATCTGCTGATCACGGAGAGCGCCTTCCGTACCGGAGAGAGCAGCGACCTCTGGCCACATCTCACACCGGAGGACGCCCTCCACATAAAGGAGGAGTCCGGAGCAAAGCGGTTGGTGCTCACTCACTTCGATGCCTTCAAATATCCCACCCTCGCGGACCGCGAGGACATCGAACTACGCTATCCGGGAAAATTGACGGTGTCAAAGGATGACATGATGATCACTCTATGAGGGAAAACCATAAAGTCAAAGGGACGATAGCCTTGGCATGCTCCTCAAGGCGGAAGGGGTGGGCAAGGCATTCGGTCCTAAGGAGGTCCTCAAGGAGGTCGATATCCAGATCGAGCTCGGAGATCGCATAGGCCTCGTAGGTCGCAACGGCGCCGGCAAGACCACCCTCATCAAGCTTCTAATGGGGCAGCTAAAGCCCGATGTAGGTACCCTTTCATTAAGGACCAACAAGATATGCCAGCTCTCCCAATTCGTGGAAGTCGATCATTCCGCTACCATAGATTCAACGGTGGCGGTGCTGAGGGAGGAGGAGTCTCCCCTGCGCAAGCGGGCGGAGGAGATAGACGCTATCATGGCATCGGGCGGGGATTCCGATACGGATTGGAATTCCATCTCTCATGAATATGCCGTAATACAAGAGGAGCTGGCGAGGCTTTCACCGCAGAGGACCAAGGGCAAGGCCATGGACATTCTGGAAGGCTTCGGGCTCGAGGAAAAGTCCAAGGGGATGATGGGCGAACTAAGCGGGGGAGAACGCACCAAGGTCATGCTCTCGCGGACACTGGCTCTGGCAGAGCAGTCCGACCTGATATTCCTGGACGAACCCACTAGCCATCTGGACATCGAGACCGTGGAATGGTTGGAGGACCAGCTTCTAAAGCTGAAAGGTGCGGTCATCATCATATCTCACGACCGATACTTCCTGGACAATGTCGCCACTCGCATCATAGAACTGGAGAACGGTAAGCTGACCCATTACTCCGGCAATTATTCACTGTTCATGGAGAAGAAGGCCCTGGACCGGGAGCGCCTCATGCAGGCACACGATAAGGCGGTCAGGGAGAAGGGGCGCCAGGAACGCATCGCCGAGGAGCTTCATAACAAGTACAAGTACAAATCGATACACAAGACCAGGGAGAAGATGGCCGATCGCATCGAGGTGCCTGAACCGCCCCCTCAGGAAGCGGACCTCCAGGTGCGCATCTACGCCCTGGGAAAATCCGGTAAGAACGTAATCATCGCCAAGGACCTGGAGGTGGCCAGAGGGAACAGGAAGGTCCTGGACAAGCTGAACCTGGAGCTGGAAAAGGGGAACAAGCTGGGAATATTCGGTCCCAACGGGTCCGGGAAGACCACGCTGATGAAGGCACTGCAGTCCAAGCTGCCTTACCTGGGCGAGCTGTACGTGTCGCCGGGTGTCAAGGTGGGATACTACGCCCAGGAACATGAACTGCTGGACCCGGAATTTACCGCCGAACAGCAGATGAAGAAGACCTTGGGACAGCAGGCCATCGAGGCCCGGGCAATATTGGCCCGGTTGAACCTGATCGGCAAGGACGTGGAACGGCCGATCAGCACTCTGTCCGGGGGGGAGAGGGCGCGATTGGCATTGGCGATCCTACTGGCCCAGCACAAGAACCTGCTCATTCTGGACGAACCTTCCAACTATTTGGACATTCCAAGCAAGGAGGCGGTGGAGCAGGCGCTCCGCGAGTACACGGGCTCAATGATCCTCGTTACCCACGACCGTTACATGCTGGATGCGGTGTGCAATAAGGTGGGGGAACTGCGGGACGGCAAGTTGTACGTGTTCAACGGCACCTATTCAGAGATGAAGGGAAGGGAGAAGTTCGCCCAAGGTGTGGAGGTGGCCGATATTTACAAGGCCGTTTCCAACTTCAAGGAATGGACCTCAGGAGTCAGTTATAAGGCTGGAGATAAAGTGCTCATAGCCAAAACGGAACTGGAGAACTTCCGATGGGCATTGGACGCGGGTAAGTTAAAGAAGGCGAGCGGCACGGAGCTGAAGAAGGTGCGCAAGGCCGCCCCCACTTCCGAGGATGATTGAAATATTTCCTGTTGAATGTTCATCGTATGAACCAAAGGCCTAGTCAGTTCCCCGCCTCAGAGAAGCACCGGCTGGTCGACGAAAGCCGCGTTAAAAGACAGCCGGTAGGGATCATCATAGAGCGCATGAAGCTATCCCCGAACGAGATCGTGGCAGACCTGGGCGCAGGCGTAGGCTACCTCTCCATTCCCTTGGCCAACGCCGGGGTCAAGGTCATCGCCCTCGACGTACAGGAGGAGATGCTCGACGCCCTTCGAGAAAGGGATGGCGGTTCGGACAGGATCACATCGGTCAAGGCCGAACTGCCGACGATACCCTTGCCAGACTCGTCCCTGGACCGCGTGGTCATGCTGAACGTCTTTCACGAGGTGAACGATAAGGGAAAGCTTGCTTCGGAAATAAGACGGGTGCTTAGGTCTGACGGGCGTCTTACCATCGTTGACTGGCAAGCTAGGCCCACGGAGCATGGACCTCCGTTCCATGAACGCATTCCTATGAACGAGGCCCCTCGATATTTCCCTGGGTTCAAGGTGAAGAGCGGCTACGACGATGAGAACTACTATCATCTGGAGCTAAGCAAAGAATGAACACCAGGGATAGCTGGGACCGGTTGTACGCCGGAGACGATCGCCCATGGAAGGGTGAACCGGAGGCTTTCCTGCCCACCGAAGGGTCGGTGCTGGAATTGGGCGTAGGGAATGGCAAAGGATTGAGCGCGTTCTCGCTGGACGCCGTTCCTATAGGTCTTGACTTCTCCCGGCAGGCTCTGATCTCCTGCCGCCGCTGGCACTCGTTGCCTTTAATACAGGGGAACGTCACCGCTCTGCCTTTCAAGGACGGTTCGTTCCCTTTCGTTTCCGCATCCCACGTGCTCGGACACCTTATTCAAGAAGAAAGACGCAAGGCCGCCCAGGAGATGGTCCGTGTTATGACCCAAGGGGGGAGCATATACATCAACGTCTTCGGCGAGGGGGACATGCGCTGCGGGAAGGGCACCGAGATAGAGGAGCGCACCTACGAAAGAGGGAACGGCATCGTCTGTCATTATTTCCTTCCGGGGGAAATAGGATCGCTATTTCCTGGACTGAAAGTAATTAGGAATTGGGAAAGGTGCGTTCACAAACGATATCACGGCCAGGAAGAGGTCAGACAGGAAAGGCGCTACCTCCTTCGTCTAGAGTGACGTCGTTCGTTTTATCTACTATTCGAGGCCTGAAGGTCATTGATGCATCTTTTCGGAATGCCAGCATTGATCGAGCATCAGGAACTGAGGCCGAATCTTGAGCTGTGCCGGGAACTGGGATTGGATTTTCTGGAACTCAATATGAACATGCCATACT
The sequence above is a segment of the Methanomassiliicoccales archaeon genome. Coding sequences within it:
- a CDS encoding class I SAM-dependent methyltransferase — protein: MNTRDSWDRLYAGDDRPWKGEPEAFLPTEGSVLELGVGNGKGLSAFSLDAVPIGLDFSRQALISCRRWHSLPLIQGNVTALPFKDGSFPFVSASHVLGHLIQEERRKAAQEMVRVMTQGGSIYINVFGEGDMRCGKGTEIEERTYERGNGIVCHYFLPGEIGSLFPGLKVIRNWERCVHKRYHGQEEVRQERRYLLRLE
- a CDS encoding MBL fold metallo-hydrolase, encoding MDIIFMGTNGWYDTDTGNTLSILIRSKDFNVVLDAGGGLHKLDRYADLSKPTVIMLSHHHLDHLIGLHQLVRFRFKNKVTMVGLIGTYDALHELLREPYTVPMGLLPYNIETLEVKEGMHDRPFTFHSRLLFHSTPCLGYRLELDGRSIAFCTDTGPCKNTIELARNVDLLITESAFRTGESSDLWPHLTPEDALHIKEESGAKRLVLTHFDAFKYPTLADREDIELRYPGKLTVSKDDMMITL
- a CDS encoding class I SAM-dependent methyltransferase, with protein sequence MNQRPSQFPASEKHRLVDESRVKRQPVGIIIERMKLSPNEIVADLGAGVGYLSIPLANAGVKVIALDVQEEMLDALRERDGGSDRITSVKAELPTIPLPDSSLDRVVMLNVFHEVNDKGKLASEIRRVLRSDGRLTIVDWQARPTEHGPPFHERIPMNEAPRYFPGFKVKSGYDDENYYHLELSKE
- a CDS encoding catalase: MNKVNAKERPLTDNFGKTVGDDQNTLTAGKNGPALVQDIHLIEKLAHFDRERIPERVVHAKGAGAHGFFEVTADVTKYTKANFLSKVGKRTEVFVRFSTVGGEKGSADAERDPRGFAVKFYTEDGNYDMVGNNTPVFFIRDPLKFPDFIHTQKRNPANNLKDPDMFWDFLSLTPESVHQVTILFSDRGIPATFRNMNGYTSHTYKWYNERGKYFWIKLHFKTEQGIKNLTAEEAEMVKGKDPDHATRDLHDAIERGEFPSWKVELQVMTPEQAEKYRFDPFDITKVWPHGDVPPITIGRMVLNKNPVNYFAEVEQSAFSPANFVPGIDASPDKLLQGRLFSYHDTHRHRLGANYHLIPVNSAKAAVVENYQRDGPMRTDDNGGGGPNYYPNSFKGPQPNMAFAEPPFELEGEAARRPYDHPNSDFVQPGDLYSKVMTEDERKRLVSNIVGHLGGAKKRIQYRQTAIFYKADADYGKRVAKGLKLELKKVKELAEMSQEERVVATEEGGKL
- a CDS encoding CxxC-x17-CxxC domain-containing protein, encoding MHDVVCSDCGAKTQVPFKPTEGRPVYCRDCFQKHKPKDRF
- a CDS encoding DUF1638 domain-containing protein; translation: MSNEGRLAIVGCPVLEDEIVYLLSKDAGLEDIFVVEDDHSRNLLRKLCPVRSGVQRIKETDVDDLPASKGRSVLVWMKSMGLHEEPKELGAEVARAVKRLDGKCSVVLLFYGLCGNAFKDMNLLFEGVDTPVVILTDNEGKTVDDCIAVPLGGTEGYLRLLKRYAGVFYMTPAWAENWPDLIDKMDFTRGTEMGNLDMLKMLFEMAGYCKVLRIDTGLGDRENFHDNVRKFSKEFEFQELDLETDLVSTKVSDDAYQKCLELIENGNE
- a CDS encoding ABC-F family ATP-binding cassette domain-containing protein produces the protein MLLKAEGVGKAFGPKEVLKEVDIQIELGDRIGLVGRNGAGKTTLIKLLMGQLKPDVGTLSLRTNKICQLSQFVEVDHSATIDSTVAVLREEESPLRKRAEEIDAIMASGGDSDTDWNSISHEYAVIQEELARLSPQRTKGKAMDILEGFGLEEKSKGMMGELSGGERTKVMLSRTLALAEQSDLIFLDEPTSHLDIETVEWLEDQLLKLKGAVIIISHDRYFLDNVATRIIELENGKLTHYSGNYSLFMEKKALDRERLMQAHDKAVREKGRQERIAEELHNKYKYKSIHKTREKMADRIEVPEPPPQEADLQVRIYALGKSGKNVIIAKDLEVARGNRKVLDKLNLELEKGNKLGIFGPNGSGKTTLMKALQSKLPYLGELYVSPGVKVGYYAQEHELLDPEFTAEQQMKKTLGQQAIEARAILARLNLIGKDVERPISTLSGGERARLALAILLAQHKNLLILDEPSNYLDIPSKEAVEQALREYTGSMILVTHDRYMLDAVCNKVGELRDGKLYVFNGTYSEMKGREKFAQGVEVADIYKAVSNFKEWTSGVSYKAGDKVLIAKTELENFRWALDAGKLKKASGTELKKVRKAAPTSEDD